In Spinacia oleracea cultivar Varoflay chromosome 5, BTI_SOV_V1, whole genome shotgun sequence, a single window of DNA contains:
- the LOC130461341 gene encoding formin-like protein 7: MKDYMDWYCSITRLLITPVTRSPPTTHYQSSSSDIILSHALADLASRCTRAVDSALELPPSLALPLTLDTLRNLSSSCIETLSRVGQEHILQQYDLASSQCTPDTSTSHVSRGRGFRPPRARPPPLTPPLRPPALTSPRPPPPPSPRPPPLTPPAYPPASQVISSPPLQLLTYRRQKDCSPSQRPEPIAEEDESSFSSSEHAKKQRIT, from the exons ATGAAGGATTATATGGATTGGTATTGTAGCATCACGAGACTCCTCATTACTCCTGTTACACGATCACCCCCCACCACTCATTATCAGTCGTCTTCCTCTGATATTATTTTG TCACATGCATTGGCTGATCTTGCCTCAAGATGCACTCGAGCTGTGGATTCTGCGTTAGAGTTACCTCCCAGTTTGGCCCTTCCTCTCACTCTTGATACGTTACGCAATTTGAGTTCCTCTTGCATTGAGACCTTATCAAGAGTGGGGCAAGAACATATCCTCCAACAATATGATTTAGCCTCGTCTCAGTGTACACCCGACACCTCCACCTCACATGTTTCTCGAGGGCGTGGTTTTCGACCACCACGTGCACGCCCTCCACCACTTACTCCTCCTCTACGCCCTCCAGCACTTACTTCTCCacgccctccaccaccaccttctccaCGCCCTCCACCTCTTACTCCTCCTGCATATCCGCCAGCATCACAAGTTATTTCATCTCCTCCTTTGCAGCTTCTCACTTACCGGCGACAAAAGGATTGCTCTCCTAGTCAACGTCCCGAGCCAATTGCCGAGGAGGATGAGTCCTCATTTTCATCGTCCGAGCATGCAAAGAAACAACGTATAACTTAG